In Xenorhabdus poinarii G6, the following are encoded in one genomic region:
- a CDS encoding HHA domain-containing protein: protein MTKIDYLMRLRKCTSIETLERVIEKNKYELSDDELELFYSAADHRLAELTMNKLYDKIPSSVWKFVR from the coding sequence ATGACTAAAATTGACTATCTGATGCGTTTGAGAAAATGCACCTCTATTGAAACATTGGAACGTGTAATTGAAAAAAATAAATATGAGCTTTCGGATGATGAACTAGAGTTGTTCTACTCTGCCGCAGATCACCGTTTAGCTGAACTGACTATGAACAAACTTTATGATAAAATTCCATCATCTGTTTGGAAATTTGTCCGTTAA
- the tomB gene encoding Hha toxicity modulator TomB, with amino-acid sequence MDEYSPRKYDIAELKYLCENLIDEALSVLNRTDNHWIHDLTSEKSLKLNELMEHIAAFVLSFKIKYSDNYTLSTLIDNYLDETYNLFGNDKISFLELTKWQRTNEHLTKILLHDLNTSLSKT; translated from the coding sequence ATGGACGAATATTCACCAAGAAAATATGATATCGCTGAATTAAAATACTTATGTGAAAATTTAATTGATGAAGCGCTCTCAGTCCTGAATCGCACTGATAATCATTGGATTCACGATCTGACCTCCGAAAAAAGCTTAAAACTAAACGAATTGATGGAACACATTGCAGCTTTTGTATTGAGTTTCAAAATTAAATACTCAGATAACTACACGCTAAGTACCTTAATTGATAACTATCTTGATGAAACATATAATTTGTTTGGAAATGATAAGATAAGTTTTCTTGAACTGACGAAATGGCAAAGAACAAACGAACACTTAACTAAGATCCTGTTACATGATTTGAACACTTCTTTAAGCAAAACCTGA